In a genomic window of Flavobacterium crassostreae:
- a CDS encoding LysM peptidoglycan-binding domain-containing protein yields the protein MFLKNTTCALLLLISAPVFSQQRTVPKDIFKHASSLSYLDSIKSTFVKDEIALCVDSLWMTELNNLDLFEELTADIQNIDFDKKVAYDLPTSVLKSRLKAMNAKSPFRIEYHPSLENIIKAYLKYRKKSFGKLMGLSQYYFPIFEAAFAKENVPLEIKYLAIVESALNPKAVSRMGATGLWQFMYQTGKQYDLHIDSYIDERSDPLKATAAAAKYMSRMHGIFGDWELVLASYNSGPGNVSKAIRRSGGKQNYWNIRKKLPKETQGYVPAFLATMYLYEYHKEHGIVPEEAIIPHFATDTVRIRQQLSFQQISNLLDVSVPQLQALNPSYKLEVIPVYEQDDHYLRLPKSKIAVFVSNEEKIYAYANHQEKLKEQPRSQVAKATPTIDRQSRNLAARYHTIRSGDNLGAIARKYHVSVANLKKWNALRTNTITAGRKLRVSQRASVAANKSYSVKKGDSLYSIAKKYSGVSIVDLKKWNGIRGEAIKPGMKLRIKR from the coding sequence ATGTTTTTAAAAAATACCACTTGTGCCTTATTATTGCTTATTTCGGCTCCTGTATTCTCACAACAACGAACAGTTCCAAAAGATATATTTAAGCACGCTAGTTCTCTCTCGTACCTAGATTCTATAAAAAGCACTTTTGTAAAAGATGAAATAGCCCTATGCGTAGATAGCCTATGGATGACCGAGCTAAACAATCTGGATTTATTTGAGGAGCTTACCGCAGATATTCAAAACATTGATTTTGATAAAAAAGTAGCCTATGACCTGCCCACAAGTGTCTTAAAATCTAGGCTGAAGGCCATGAATGCAAAATCTCCTTTTAGGATAGAATACCATCCAAGTTTAGAGAACATCATCAAAGCCTATTTAAAATACCGCAAAAAATCTTTTGGTAAATTGATGGGGCTTTCCCAATATTATTTTCCCATTTTTGAAGCAGCCTTTGCCAAAGAAAATGTTCCATTAGAGATAAAATACCTCGCCATTGTAGAATCGGCCTTGAATCCAAAAGCAGTCTCCAGAATGGGAGCAACTGGCCTTTGGCAATTTATGTACCAAACCGGAAAACAGTACGATTTACACATTGACTCCTACATAGACGAGCGCAGTGATCCACTAAAAGCCACCGCAGCTGCGGCCAAATATATGTCTAGAATGCATGGCATTTTTGGAGATTGGGAGTTGGTTTTGGCATCGTATAACTCTGGCCCCGGAAACGTCTCTAAGGCCATCCGAAGATCTGGTGGAAAACAAAATTATTGGAATATCCGCAAAAAACTACCCAAAGAAACCCAAGGATATGTTCCTGCTTTTTTGGCTACCATGTATCTTTATGAATACCATAAAGAACACGGCATTGTGCCAGAAGAGGCCATAATACCCCATTTTGCCACCGATACCGTAAGAATTAGACAACAGCTATCGTTCCAACAAATTTCTAATTTGTTAGACGTTTCGGTACCCCAATTGCAGGCACTGAATCCGTCTTACAAACTAGAAGTTATTCCGGTTTACGAGCAAGACGACCACTATTTGAGATTACCAAAATCAAAAATAGCCGTTTTTGTATCTAACGAAGAAAAAATTTATGCCTATGCGAATCACCAAGAAAAGCTAAAAGAACAACCCCGCTCCCAAGTAGCCAAAGCAACCCCCACAATAGATCGACAAAGCCGCAATCTGGCCGCTAGATACCATACCATACGCTCTGGAGATAATCTAGGTGCAATAGCCCGAAAATACCACGTTAGCGTTGCTAATTTAAAAAAATGGAATGCTCTAAGAACCAATACCATTACTGCTGGACGCAAATTAAGAGTGTCCCAACGAGCTAGTGTAGCAGCTAACAAAAGCTATTCGGTTAAAAAAGGCGACTCTTTGTATAGTATTGCCAAAAAATATTCTGGAGTTTCTATCGTAGATTTAAAAAAATGGAACGGTATTCGCGGTGAAGCTATAAAGCCCGGTATGAAACTACGAATCAAGAGATAA
- a CDS encoding GNAT family N-acetyltransferase: MALQWQTKPFEALTVNELYDLLQLRSQVFVVEQNCVYLDIDSKDKLALHLFATYKGAIVAHARLLEAGISYPNASIGRVVVASNFRDRKWGQELMRHAIAGIATHFKTTKITIGAQQYLQKFYESHGFVPTSAMYLEDGIPHLQMTKD; the protein is encoded by the coding sequence ATGGCATTACAATGGCAAACAAAGCCTTTTGAGGCACTTACGGTAAATGAATTATATGATTTATTACAACTCCGTAGTCAAGTATTTGTGGTAGAACAAAACTGTGTTTATCTAGATATAGACTCCAAAGATAAGTTGGCTTTGCATTTATTTGCAACTTACAAAGGCGCTATTGTAGCGCACGCCCGTCTTTTAGAAGCAGGGATTAGTTATCCAAATGCCTCTATAGGTAGGGTAGTGGTAGCCTCCAATTTTAGGGATAGAAAATGGGGGCAAGAATTAATGCGTCACGCCATTGCGGGTATTGCCACGCATTTTAAAACTACCAAAATCACCATAGGAGCACAGCAGTATTTGCAAAAATTTTACGAAAGTCATGGATTTGTGCCAACTAGTGCGATGTATCTAGAAGATGGCATACCCCATCTTCAAATGACAAAAGATTAG
- a CDS encoding DUF4837 family protein: MIHSPFLVVLLALLFYSCQKENAKNSTQATNPINTISILIEDQLWNGEVGDSIRNKFASPVIGLPQEEPLFTINQYPVKLMEGFIADSRNIILIKRDAQNHFYIKKDTHAKAKNIFCISGKSTAAIIKIIENKAPEIIQTIKATEIKESQLLIRNSLSNAKKAKNKFQLKIQIPENYQCVLEQTNFIWFKKEIVSGNSSLLLYKIPLSSNISKENLVASLIKARDSIGNLYIHGKEPDTAMITEEAYAPYFFKIQLDGKLAYEMKGTWVLKNDFMSGPFITYALMDPKNNSAWILEGFCYSPSKEKRDLMHELEAIIKSVQVMDK; the protein is encoded by the coding sequence ATGATCCATTCTCCCTTTTTAGTTGTTTTGTTGGCCTTGTTGTTTTATTCTTGTCAAAAAGAAAATGCCAAGAATAGTACCCAAGCAACCAATCCAATCAATACCATTTCGATACTCATTGAAGACCAACTCTGGAATGGCGAAGTGGGAGACAGCATCCGTAATAAATTTGCTTCGCCAGTAATTGGCTTGCCTCAAGAGGAGCCGCTATTTACCATCAACCAATATCCAGTAAAATTGATGGAAGGCTTTATAGCAGACAGCCGCAATATTATATTGATAAAAAGAGATGCGCAAAACCATTTTTATATAAAGAAAGACACCCATGCCAAGGCCAAAAACATCTTTTGTATTTCGGGCAAATCTACCGCTGCTATTATAAAAATAATTGAAAATAAAGCCCCCGAAATTATTCAAACCATCAAAGCGACCGAAATTAAAGAAAGCCAACTTTTGATTCGGAACTCTTTATCGAATGCCAAAAAAGCAAAGAATAAATTTCAACTCAAAATTCAAATTCCAGAAAACTACCAGTGCGTATTAGAGCAAACTAATTTTATTTGGTTCAAAAAAGAAATTGTAAGCGGTAACAGTAGTTTGTTGCTCTATAAAATACCTCTGTCATCAAATATTAGCAAAGAAAATCTCGTAGCATCTCTTATTAAAGCCCGAGATTCTATTGGCAACTTATACATCCATGGCAAAGAGCCCGATACGGCCATGATCACCGAAGAAGCCTATGCGCCCTATTTTTTTAAGATACAACTGGATGGAAAATTGGCCTACGAGATGAAAGGCACTTGGGTTTTAAAGAATGATTTTATGTCTGGACCTTTTATTACGTATGCGTTGATGGACCCCAAAAACAATAGTGCCTGGATTTTAGAAGGGTTTTGTTACTCTCCGTCTAAAGAAAAAAGAGATCTTATGCACGAGCTCGAAGCCATCATAAAATCGGTACAGGTTATGGATAAATAA
- a CDS encoding phosphoglycerate kinase has product MKTLRDFNFKNKKALIRVDFNVPLDENFQVTDATRIEAAKPTIDAILSQGGSVILMSHLGRPKGIQEKYSLKHIVNTVSAILGVTVEFVADCVGEAAQKAASNLQPGTVLLLENLRFHPEEEAGDLAFAKALASLGDIYVNDAFGTAHRAHASTTIIAQFFANQKCFGTLLAKEIESLNRVLKNSQKPVTAILGGSKVSSKITVIENILDKVDHIIIGGGMTFTFVKALGGKIGNSICEDDKQELALEILQLAKEKGVQIHLPVDVVAADSFSNDAKTQIVAANQIPDGWQGLDVGPESLVIFEKVLLESKTILWNGPLGVFEMDAFAKGTIALGNSIAKATQNGAFSLVGGGDSVAAVKQFNLEDKMSYVSTGGGAMLEMLEGKTLPGIAAILDN; this is encoded by the coding sequence ATGAAAACGTTACGCGATTTTAATTTTAAAAATAAAAAAGCCCTTATTCGTGTTGATTTTAATGTTCCTTTGGACGAAAATTTTCAAGTAACTGATGCCACGCGTATTGAGGCTGCCAAACCCACCATTGACGCTATTTTGTCACAAGGCGGTAGTGTGATTTTGATGTCACATTTGGGCAGACCAAAAGGGATTCAAGAGAAATATTCTTTAAAACACATAGTAAACACCGTTTCGGCTATACTTGGAGTTACCGTAGAATTTGTTGCAGATTGTGTCGGTGAAGCCGCACAAAAAGCCGCATCTAATCTACAGCCTGGAACCGTTTTATTGTTAGAAAATTTGCGTTTTCATCCCGAAGAAGAAGCCGGAGACCTCGCTTTTGCAAAAGCACTCGCTTCTTTAGGTGATATCTATGTAAATGATGCCTTTGGTACGGCACACCGAGCGCATGCTTCTACCACTATTATAGCGCAGTTCTTTGCTAACCAAAAATGTTTTGGAACCTTGCTAGCCAAAGAGATAGAAAGTTTAAATAGAGTGCTTAAAAACAGCCAAAAACCAGTAACAGCAATTTTAGGAGGCTCCAAGGTATCTTCTAAAATAACCGTTATAGAAAACATACTAGACAAAGTAGACCACATAATAATAGGTGGCGGTATGACTTTTACCTTTGTAAAAGCCTTGGGAGGAAAAATAGGCAATTCTATTTGCGAAGACGACAAACAAGAATTGGCCTTAGAAATACTACAACTAGCCAAAGAAAAAGGCGTACAAATTCACTTACCCGTAGATGTGGTAGCTGCAGATAGTTTTTCTAACGACGCCAAAACCCAAATTGTTGCTGCCAACCAAATTCCAGACGGATGGCAAGGGCTGGATGTAGGTCCGGAGTCTTTAGTTATTTTTGAAAAAGTGCTTTTGGAGTCCAAAACCATTCTTTGGAACGGGCCATTAGGTGTTTTCGAAATGGATGCTTTTGCCAAAGGAACGATAGCTTTAGGAAATAGTATAGCCAAGGCTACTCAAAACGGCGCTTTCTCGTTAGTAGGCGGAGGTGATTCTGTTGCTGCAGTAAAACAATTTAATTTAGAAGACAAAATGAGTTATGTATCTACCGGAGGCGGTGCAATGCTCGAAATGCTAGAAGGAAAAACACTTCCAGGAATTGCAGCAATATTAGATAACTAA
- a CDS encoding PorP/SprF family type IX secretion system membrane protein: protein MKKLLISFLLLTVTTSSYSQELNLPVFTQYLSDNPFVISPTYAGIGDNFRIRVNGLTQWVGIKEAPDNQSLYADFRVLDRSGVGISVYNDKNGYTRQTGAKVSFAHHLILDYYSKQYLSFGLSYNYNNFKIDINEFNTDYEHPVLDPSITDNRFTTNSNFDVSALYRNKGFYAAFNASNILDKNTVKFSGVEPNLLRNYQIYSGMVFKGSTNRVELEPSVFFQYFASDKRSSTDVNFKYRKYNRYEDYYWIGASYRFLNDQPMKPLNLGPMAGFQKSKFYFGYSYQVTFNALSSFNSGTHMITLGFDFLQGISNCPCTQGPVHD, encoded by the coding sequence ATGAAAAAATTACTAATATCTTTTTTACTTTTGACTGTAACTACATCTAGCTACAGTCAGGAGTTAAATTTGCCAGTATTTACACAGTATCTTTCAGACAACCCTTTTGTTATTTCGCCTACTTATGCAGGTATTGGAGATAACTTCCGGATCCGAGTTAATGGTTTGACTCAGTGGGTAGGCATAAAAGAGGCGCCCGACAACCAATCACTCTATGCAGATTTTAGAGTTTTAGACCGTTCTGGAGTAGGTATCTCTGTGTATAATGATAAAAATGGCTACACCCGCCAAACTGGAGCCAAGGTTTCTTTTGCACACCATTTAATTTTAGATTATTACTCCAAGCAATACCTATCTTTCGGACTATCGTATAACTATAATAACTTTAAGATTGATATAAATGAATTTAATACGGATTATGAACATCCCGTTTTAGACCCCAGCATTACAGACAATCGTTTTACAACAAATAGCAACTTTGATGTGAGTGCTTTGTACCGTAACAAAGGGTTCTATGCCGCTTTTAATGCCAGTAATATTTTAGATAAAAACACCGTAAAATTTTCGGGAGTAGAGCCTAACTTACTGCGCAATTACCAAATTTATAGTGGTATGGTTTTTAAAGGATCTACCAACCGTGTAGAGCTAGAACCATCTGTATTTTTTCAATATTTTGCTAGTGACAAAAGATCCAGTACGGATGTCAATTTTAAGTATAGAAAATACAATCGTTACGAAGATTACTACTGGATTGGAGCGTCCTACCGTTTCTTAAACGACCAACCCATGAAACCACTTAATTTAGGACCAATGGCTGGTTTTCAAAAATCCAAATTTTACTTTGGATATTCGTATCAAGTAACCTTCAATGCGCTTTCGTCATTTAATTCCGGAACCCACATGATTACCTTAGGGTTTGATTTCTTGCAAGGCATCAGTAATTGTCCGTGTACACAAGGACCAGTTCACGACTAA